A portion of the Babylonia areolata isolate BAREFJ2019XMU chromosome 4, ASM4173473v1, whole genome shotgun sequence genome contains these proteins:
- the LOC143280790 gene encoding uncharacterized protein LOC143280790, with amino-acid sequence MAGLHLLDFDPKKIRVSPKVKQEMERLRQEPVVPCLTDLQQFSTTGFVIVFHNSRPLHKHIADLRADRNLLQASLMFIFETWEHEQDDLEHYKIADFTVVARNTASVKGCCSHAGTLVYTRDHSLPFSSSASQKCSSGIEITVVDASTSVRGLVVVGIYCPPHVSITVLCAELRAVIQQELTSHTHVIIGGDFNSDASRGLPRPLQEFGEQFSLQQLIKDPTTDYDSTLDLVLTNVPEPTPAGVLELWYSDHKPCWIVYLY; translated from the coding sequence ATGGCTGGTCTCCACCTGCTTGACTTTGATCCAAAGAAGATCAGAGTGTCACCAAAAGTCAAGCAGGAAATGGAAAGACTGAGACAAGAACCTGTTGTGCCCTGTCTGACTGATCTTCAGCAGTTTTCCACCACAgggtttgtgattgtgtttcacAACAGCCGACCACTTCACAAACACATTGCTGATCTCCGTGCAGACAGGAACTTGCTACAAGCAAGCCTCATGTTTATTTTTGAAACATGGGAGCATGAACAGGATGACCTGGAACACTACAAGATTGCAGATTTTACTGTGGTTGCCAGAAACACAGCTTCAGTGAAAGGCTGTTGTTCACATGCTGGTACACTTGTTTACACCAGAGATCACAGTCTGCCATTCAGTAGCAGTGCTAGCCAGAAGTGCAGCAGTGGCATTGAAATCACTGTGGTTGATGCCAGTACCAGCGTTAGAGGACTGGTTGTTGTTGGGATCTACTGTCCTCCACATGTCAGTATCACAGTTTTGTGTGCAGAACTCAGAGCAGTTATTCAGCAGGAGCTCACAAGTCACACTCATGTTATCATTGGAGGAGACTTCAACAGTGATGCTTCCCGTGGACTGCCTAGACCTCTTCAGGAGTTCGGTGAACAGTTCAGTCTGCAACAGCTGATCAAAGATCCCACCACAGACTATGACTCGACACTGGATCTGGTTCTCACAAATGTGCCTGAGCCAACTCCTGCTGGTGTACTGGAGTTGTGGTACTCCGATCATAAGCCATGTTGGATAGTGTATCTATATTGA